From Brevibacterium ihuae, the proteins below share one genomic window:
- a CDS encoding acetyl-CoA C-acyltransferase, with protein sequence MTDAVIVSTARTPIGKAYRGAFNNTQSQELAGHAIKHAVERAGLEGGEVEDVILGAALQQGAQGGNVARQALLRAGLPVTVSGMTLDRQCSSGLMAIATAAKQIIHDGMDIAVGGGVESISLVQNDKQNTFRAKDPWLVENLPEIYLPMLNTAEIVAERYGVSREAQDEYALSSQQRTAAAQEAGRFDAEIVPLESTQIVVDKETKETSEKQVTLSKDEGNRPQTDLASLAKLQPVLAPGVASQNPTVTAGNASQLSDGASASVLMSDAEASRRGLEPLGIYRGMAVAGCGPEEMGIGPVFAIPKLLQRHGLTVDDIGLWELNEAFAVQALYCRDKLGIDPEKYNVDGGGISVGPPYGMTGARLVGHALIEGKRRGVKYVVVTMCIGGGMGAAGLFEVA encoded by the coding sequence ATGACTGATGCAGTCATCGTCTCCACCGCCCGCACGCCGATCGGCAAGGCCTACCGCGGCGCTTTCAACAACACCCAGTCCCAGGAGCTCGCCGGCCACGCGATCAAGCACGCCGTGGAGCGTGCCGGGCTCGAGGGCGGCGAGGTCGAGGACGTCATCCTCGGCGCCGCCCTCCAGCAGGGCGCGCAGGGCGGCAACGTCGCCCGCCAGGCGCTGCTCCGCGCCGGCCTGCCCGTCACCGTGTCCGGCATGACGCTCGACCGCCAGTGCTCCTCGGGCCTCATGGCGATCGCCACCGCGGCCAAGCAGATCATCCACGACGGCATGGACATCGCCGTCGGCGGCGGCGTCGAGTCGATCTCGCTCGTCCAGAACGACAAGCAGAACACCTTCCGCGCCAAGGACCCGTGGCTCGTGGAGAACCTGCCGGAGATCTACCTGCCGATGCTCAACACCGCGGAGATCGTCGCCGAGCGCTACGGCGTGTCCCGTGAGGCGCAGGACGAGTACGCCCTGTCCTCCCAGCAGCGCACCGCCGCCGCGCAGGAGGCCGGCCGCTTCGACGCCGAGATCGTCCCCCTCGAGTCGACGCAGATCGTCGTCGACAAGGAGACCAAGGAGACCTCGGAGAAGCAGGTCACGCTGAGCAAGGACGAGGGCAACCGCCCGCAGACCGACCTCGCGAGCCTCGCGAAGCTCCAGCCGGTGCTCGCCCCGGGCGTGGCCTCGCAGAACCCGACCGTCACCGCCGGCAACGCCTCGCAGCTGTCCGACGGCGCCTCGGCCTCCGTGCTCATGTCCGACGCCGAGGCCTCGCGCCGCGGCCTCGAGCCGCTCGGCATCTACCGGGGCATGGCCGTCGCCGGCTGCGGCCCGGAGGAGATGGGCATCGGGCCGGTGTTCGCGATCCCGAAGCTGCTGCAGCGCCACGGCCTCACCGTCGACGACATCGGCCTGTGGGAGCTCAACGAGGCCTTCGCCGTGCAGGCCCTGTACTGCCGCGACAAGCTCGGCATCGATCCGGAGAAGTACAACGTCGACGGCGGCGGCATCTCCGTCGGCCCCCCCTACGGCATGACCGGCGCCCGCCTCGTCGGCCACGCCCTCATCGAGGGCAAGCGCCGCGGCGTCAAGTACGTCGTCGTGACCATGTGCATCGGCGGCGGCATGGGTGCCGCCGGCCTGTTCGAGGTCGCCTGA
- a CDS encoding class I adenylate-forming enzyme family protein: MSFFETRPWLQTVADDERLNKQIEETTTLALFDRAVERFPDRTAIKYYGYEPTWAELDRMVDAFAAYLVDQGFEPGDRLGVYLQNVPHYYVAVYGAWKAGGVVVPLNPMYRDELEHVFSDAGVKALVVSAAAYLDRVKPYAEGLPIVVTCNEKDYQRTDDERIFGMFADSYDTGNPDFATVVAEYDGKSVPDPALTPDSVGIIGYTSGTSGRSKGAAITHRGLTVNAQMLRDYQGFDETATIFTLAPVFHITGFVCQFLAAAACGAALSMNYRFDPAAALQTFRTDKPQYMAGPATAYMALLAHPDFTSDAFDSFTSIMSGGAPLPEAIVKKFEERTGHYIGQGYGLTETTAQCVVVPHHLRAPVDPESGNLSCGLPLSSVMLRILDDDGQEVGPNEVGEICVRGPMVSLEYINNPQATEENIPDGELRTGDVGFMDTDGWVFIVDRKKDMINASGFKVWPREVEDVLYTHPAILEAAVVGVPDEYRGENVVAFISLQPGSEVTEDDIIAYCRDHLASYKAPRQINFIDALPKTASGKILRREMRKVGAEQAENG; this comes from the coding sequence ATGAGCTTCTTCGAAACCCGCCCCTGGCTGCAGACCGTCGCCGATGACGAGCGACTGAACAAGCAGATCGAGGAGACGACCACCCTCGCGCTCTTCGACCGCGCGGTGGAGCGCTTCCCCGACCGGACGGCGATCAAGTACTACGGCTACGAGCCCACCTGGGCCGAGCTCGACCGGATGGTCGACGCCTTCGCCGCCTACCTCGTCGACCAGGGTTTCGAGCCCGGCGACCGGCTGGGCGTCTACCTCCAGAACGTCCCCCACTACTACGTCGCCGTGTACGGCGCGTGGAAGGCCGGCGGCGTCGTCGTGCCGCTCAACCCGATGTACCGCGACGAGCTCGAGCACGTGTTCTCCGACGCCGGGGTCAAGGCGCTCGTCGTGTCCGCCGCGGCCTACCTCGACCGGGTGAAGCCCTACGCCGAGGGCCTGCCGATCGTCGTCACCTGCAACGAGAAGGACTACCAGCGCACCGACGACGAGCGGATCTTCGGGATGTTCGCCGACTCCTACGACACCGGGAATCCCGACTTCGCGACCGTCGTCGCCGAGTACGACGGGAAGTCCGTGCCGGACCCCGCGCTCACCCCCGACTCGGTCGGCATCATCGGCTACACCTCCGGCACCTCGGGCCGGTCGAAGGGTGCCGCGATCACCCACCGCGGGCTGACCGTCAACGCCCAGATGCTGCGCGACTACCAGGGCTTCGACGAGACCGCGACGATCTTCACCCTCGCCCCCGTCTTCCACATCACCGGGTTCGTGTGCCAGTTCCTCGCCGCGGCGGCCTGCGGGGCCGCCCTGTCGATGAACTACCGCTTCGACCCCGCGGCCGCGCTCCAGACGTTCCGCACCGACAAGCCGCAGTACATGGCCGGGCCCGCGACCGCCTACATGGCGCTGCTCGCCCACCCGGACTTCACGTCCGACGCCTTCGACTCCTTCACCTCGATCATGTCCGGCGGCGCCCCGCTGCCCGAGGCGATCGTCAAGAAGTTCGAGGAGCGCACCGGGCACTACATCGGCCAGGGCTACGGCCTCACCGAGACGACCGCCCAGTGCGTCGTCGTGCCCCACCACCTCCGTGCGCCGGTCGACCCCGAATCCGGCAATCTGTCCTGCGGTCTGCCGCTGTCGAGCGTGATGCTGAGGATCCTCGACGATGACGGCCAGGAGGTCGGTCCGAACGAGGTCGGCGAGATCTGCGTGCGCGGCCCCATGGTGTCCCTGGAGTACATCAACAACCCGCAGGCCACCGAGGAGAACATCCCCGACGGGGAGCTGCGCACCGGCGACGTCGGATTCATGGACACCGACGGCTGGGTCTTCATCGTCGACCGCAAGAAGGACATGATCAACGCCTCGGGCTTCAAGGTCTGGCCGCGCGAGGTCGAGGACGTCCTCTACACCCACCCGGCGATCCTCGAGGCCGCCGTCGTCGGCGTCCCCGACGAGTACCGCGGTGAGAACGTCGTCGCGTTCATCAGCCTGCAGCCGGGATCCGAGGTCACCGAGGACGACATCATCGCCTACTGCCGCGACCACCTCGCCTCCTACAAGGCTCCGCGCCAGATCAACTTCATCGACGCGCTGCCCAAGACCGCCTCGGGCAAGATCCTGCGCCGCGAGATGCGCAAGGTCGGTGCCGAGCAGGCGGAGAACGGCTGA
- a CDS encoding AMP-binding protein, producing the protein MTRTPMHEQWEAAAEELAGMRDLWPAEVPREYSEPLPGAVLADYTQKWAAERPDTVAIHFYGRDVSYAELERSAAAFAGWLRSQGVRAGDRVGAYLVNCPQLTIAFLGILRLGAVYVPINPLFKAGELAYELADAGVGVVLAHPEFAPLLDAVRGADGVDPDLTVAYTRMADMIDGDPVPRAPFGAIDPEQPSDWQTIIDSPPADPVPADRDALAALNYTGGTTGMPKGCEHTQGHMVYTAVSALLGQGRTPGAGGDVALGFLPMFWIAGEDMCMLNPLVDGSTVVLMTRWHPEVALELIASQQVTSIVAPADNYVELMELPGFAGADTSSLRNCTAVSFVRKLDPELRGQWREATGVLLREASYGMTETHTADTFTLGLDADDQDLRAEPIYCGYPVPGTRIVVVDADLAPVPIGETGQILVHSPSVLTRYYHRPEASRDTLVDGWLLTGDTGRFDAHGALTYLARTKEMIKVKGMSVFPAEVESFLKGHPDVVRVAVAPREDPETGQRPVAFVELTEGSAATPESIRDWAREQMSSYKVPEVVVVDTMPMTATGKIRKVDLLKELPTA; encoded by the coding sequence ATGACCCGGACACCGATGCATGAGCAGTGGGAGGCGGCGGCCGAGGAGCTCGCCGGGATGCGCGACCTGTGGCCGGCCGAGGTCCCCCGGGAGTACAGCGAGCCGCTGCCCGGTGCGGTGCTCGCCGACTACACGCAGAAGTGGGCGGCGGAGCGGCCGGACACCGTCGCCATCCACTTCTACGGGCGCGATGTGTCCTATGCGGAGCTCGAGCGCTCGGCCGCCGCGTTCGCCGGGTGGCTCAGGTCCCAGGGCGTGCGCGCCGGCGACCGGGTGGGGGCGTACCTCGTCAACTGCCCGCAGCTGACGATCGCGTTCCTCGGGATCCTGCGCCTCGGCGCCGTGTACGTGCCGATCAACCCGCTGTTCAAGGCCGGCGAGCTCGCCTACGAGCTCGCCGACGCCGGGGTCGGCGTGGTGCTCGCGCACCCGGAGTTCGCCCCGCTCCTCGACGCGGTGCGCGGTGCGGACGGGGTCGATCCGGACCTCACCGTCGCCTACACCCGGATGGCCGACATGATCGACGGCGACCCGGTGCCGCGCGCCCCGTTCGGTGCGATCGACCCGGAGCAGCCCTCGGACTGGCAGACGATCATCGACAGCCCGCCGGCCGACCCGGTGCCGGCGGACCGGGACGCGCTCGCCGCGCTCAACTACACCGGCGGCACCACCGGCATGCCCAAGGGTTGCGAGCACACGCAGGGTCACATGGTCTACACCGCGGTGAGCGCGCTCCTGGGCCAGGGGCGCACCCCCGGGGCCGGTGGAGACGTGGCACTCGGCTTCCTCCCGATGTTCTGGATCGCCGGGGAGGATATGTGCATGCTCAACCCGCTCGTCGACGGGTCCACCGTCGTGCTCATGACTCGCTGGCACCCCGAGGTCGCGCTCGAGCTCATCGCCTCCCAGCAGGTCACCTCGATCGTGGCGCCGGCGGACAACTACGTCGAGCTCATGGAGCTGCCCGGGTTCGCCGGTGCCGACACGTCCTCGCTGCGCAACTGCACCGCGGTGAGCTTCGTCCGCAAGCTCGACCCCGAGCTGCGCGGGCAGTGGCGGGAGGCGACCGGTGTGCTGCTGCGCGAGGCGTCCTACGGGATGACGGAGACGCACACCGCCGACACCTTCACCCTCGGCCTCGATGCGGATGACCAGGACCTGCGCGCCGAGCCGATCTACTGCGGCTACCCGGTGCCCGGCACCCGGATCGTCGTCGTCGATGCCGACCTCGCACCGGTGCCGATCGGGGAGACCGGGCAGATCCTCGTGCACTCGCCCTCCGTCCTCACCCGCTACTACCACCGGCCCGAGGCGAGCCGCGACACGCTCGTCGACGGCTGGCTGCTCACCGGGGACACCGGCCGGTTCGACGCGCACGGGGCGCTGACGTACCTCGCCCGGACCAAGGAGATGATCAAGGTCAAGGGGATGAGCGTGTTCCCCGCCGAGGTCGAATCCTTCCTCAAGGGCCACCCCGACGTCGTGCGGGTCGCCGTCGCCCCGCGCGAGGACCCGGAGACCGGGCAGCGGCCCGTCGCCTTCGTCGAGCTCACGGAGGGCTCCGCGGCGACGCCGGAGAGCATCCGGGACTGGGCGCGGGAGCAGATGTCGTCGTACAAGGTGCCCGAGGTCGTCGTCGTCGACACGATGCCGATGACCGCGACCGGCAAGATCCGCAAGGTCGACCTGCTCAAGGAGCTGCCCACCGCATGA